A genomic window from Silene latifolia isolate original U9 population chromosome 11, ASM4854445v1, whole genome shotgun sequence includes:
- the LOC141613109 gene encoding secreted RxLR effector protein 161-like, which translates to MKDLGEANVILGIKTSRTKWGFSLDQSHYVEKIRKKFDCFDCAPVKTPYDPSIHLKKNEGISVNQEEYAKIIGSVMFLMNYTRPDIVYTVSRLSRYTHSPNQSHWNALYRLLKYLRGTMDWGLHYSKSSCVLEGYCDANWVSDNDEIHSTSGYVFILASGAISWKYSKQSCIAKSTMESEFIALELAGQEVEWLRNLLADIPLWGRPALSVLMHCDSQAAIGKKLY; encoded by the exons ATGAAAGACCTAGGTGAAGCCAATGTTATTCTTGGTATAAAAACTTCTAGGACCAAATGGGGTTTCAGTTTGGACCAGTCACATTATGTTGAGAAAATTCGTaaaaaatttgattgttttgatTGTGCACCAGTCAAAACCCCATATGATCCTAGTATACACCTAAAGAAGAATGAGGGTATCAGCGTGAACCAAGAAGAATATGCTAAGATAATTGGCAGTGTCATGTTTTTAATGAATTATACAAGACCAGACATTGTTTATACGGTAAGTCGTCTTAGCAGGTATACACATAGTCCAAATCAGTCACACTGGAATGCTTTATATAGACTTCTAAAATACCTTAGGGGAACAATGGATTGGGGTTTGCACTATTCCAAATCGTCGTGTGttttagaaggatattgtgatgctaaTTGGGTGTCTGATAATGATGAGATTCATTCTACTAGTGGATATGTGTTTATTTTGGCTAGTGGTGCTATCTCTTGGAAATATTCTAAACAAAGTTGTATTGCAAAATCAACAATGGAATCTGAGTTTATTGCTTTAGAATTGGCAGGTCAGGAAGTCGAATGGCTAAGGAACCTGTTAGCAGACATTCCATTGTGGGGGAGACCGGCTCTATCAGTTTTAATGCATTGCGATTCTCAAGCAGCCATTG gtAAGAAATTATATTGA
- the LOC141613532 gene encoding putative F-box/LRR-repeat protein 9 → MSSISNPNSSSSTNQPKNKKQKTNLIPQSNKNQFPNWLDLLEEIWILIFSKLLTIEIIENVQKVCMLLRKICKQPVTFRTINMTIPNGRSYVNLPSSLDNLTRYAIDSSAGGLIDIYLEYRVGYGYDDIPRTTLTYITERCKNLKHLRLGYLYNSSLTDEKLIEAVKKLPMLEEIQIIRCSFSYKTVEAIGHACPSLTSFGLNGLGCKLPDNMCNDEDYISYDEDYMSNDPDYIRNDEAVAISNSMPKLCHVQLIGNNMNNKGLKAILDGCPHLKSMDLRSCFHIDLSGDLGKRLANVHVLYPNDSTADYGHESYYIHDPDYIDFSSCYTGLYDYDPDDDRHQPSFADYDDYLDYYSGCYSRF, encoded by the exons ATGTCGTCAATTTCAAACCCTAATTCTTCATCATCAACCAATCAACCCAAAAACAAGAAACAAAAAACCAATTTAATTCCCCAATCCAACAAAAACCAATTCCCAAATTGGTTAGATTTACTTGAGGAAATATGGATCCTAATTTTTTCGAAGTTGTTAACAATTGAAATAATTGAGAATGTTCAGAAAGTGTGTATGTTGCTTCGCAAGATATGCAAACAACCCGTCACGTTTAGAACCATAAATATGACGATTCCTAATGGTCGTAGTTATGTTAATTTGCCGTCGAGTCTCGATAATTTGACTCGTTACGCAATCGATTCGAGTGCCGGTGGTTTGATTGATATCTATTTAGAGTATCGTGTTGGTTATGGTTATGATGATATACCGCGTACGACCTTGACGTACATCACTGAAAG ATGCAAGAATCTTAAACATCTGCGTCTCGGCTATCTGTATAATTCATCACTGACTGATGAAAAACTGATCGAAGCCGTAAAAAAGCTCCCTATGCTGGAGGAAATCCAGATTATACGTTGTTCGTTCTCATATAAAACAGTTGAAGCTATCGGCCATGCTTGCCCCTCATTGACATCATTTGGCTTAAATGGTCTCGGCTGTAAGTTACCAGATAACATGTGTAATGACGAAGATTACATCAGTTATGACGAAGATTACATGAGTAATGACCCAGATTACATACGCAATGACGAAGCAGTAGCTATTTCTAATAGCATGCCTAAACTATGCCATGTTCAACTAATTGGGAACAACATGAACAATAAAGGTTTGAAAGCAATTCTGGATGGATGCCCACATCTTAAATCCATGGATTTACGTTCTTGCTTCCACATCGATTTATCAGGAGATTTGGGTAAAAGATTAGCGAATGTGCACGTTCTATACCCCAACGATTCCACTGCCGACTATGGCCATGAGTCCTATTATATTCATGATCCCGACTATATTGATTTCTCTTCGTGCTACACAGGTTTGTATGATTATGATCCTGATGATGACCGCCACCAACCGTCCTTTGCCGATTATGATGACTATCTTGACTATTATTCAGGTTGTTATTCCAGGTTTTGA